From a single Rhodococcus qingshengii JCM 15477 genomic region:
- the uvrA gene encoding excinuclease ABC subunit UvrA, translated as MADRLIVRGAREHNLRGVDLDLPRDSLIVFTGLSGSGKSSLAFDTIFAEGQRRYVESLSAYARQFLGQMDKPDVDFIEGLSPAVSIDQKSTNRNPRSTVGTITEVYDYLRLLYARAGSAHCPVCGEKIARQTPQQIVDQVLEMEEGIKFQVLAPVVRTRKGEFVDLFDQLNTQGYSRVRVDGVVHSLADPPKLKKQEKHDIEVVVDRLQVKASSKQRLTDSVETALRLAEGIVVLDFVDREENAPDRERRFSEKLACPNGHALAIDDLEPRSFSFNSPYGACPECTGLGIRKEVDPDLVVPDPDLSLEDGAIAPWSMGQSSEYFGRLLSGLGDILGFDMKTPWNKLPAKARKAILEGSEEQVHVRYKNRYGRTRSYYAEFEGVMPFLHRRLEQTESDQMKERYDGYMRDTPCPACGGARLRPEILSVTIAAGDFGSKSIAEVCELSISDCADFLNSLTLGSREEAIAGQVLKEVQARLGFLLDVGLEYLSLSRAAGTLSGGEAQRIRLATQIGSGLVGVLYVLDEPSIGLHQRDNRRLIETLTRLRDLGNTLIVVEHDEDTIRTSDWVVDIGPYAGEHGGKVVHSGPYEELLTCEESLTGAYLSGRSFIEVPAIRRPVDRKRQVTVVGAREHNLDGIDVSFPLGVLTAVTGVSGSGKSTLVNDILATVMANKLNGARQVPGRHTRINGLDQLDKLVQVDQSPIGRTPRSNAATYTGVFDKIRTLFAATTEAKVRGYQPGRFSFNVKGGRCEACSGDGTLKIEMNFLPDVYVPCEVCHGARYNRETLEVHYKGKSIAEVLDMPIEEAAEFFQPVTSIHRYLKTLVDVGLGYVRLGQPAPTLSGGEAQRVKLAAELQKRSTGRTVYILDEPTTGLHFEDIRKLLIVINGLVDKGNSVIVIEHNLDVIKTSDWVVDMGPEGGSGGGTVVAQGTPEDVAAVPESYTGKFLSEVLTAQHAPVKAKPITKKRATKAVAAKKAATRKKAASVS; from the coding sequence GTGGCGGATCGCCTGATCGTGCGGGGTGCGCGTGAGCACAATCTGCGAGGAGTCGATCTCGACCTCCCGCGAGACAGCCTGATCGTCTTCACCGGGTTGTCCGGCTCCGGCAAGTCCAGCCTCGCGTTCGACACGATCTTCGCCGAAGGTCAGCGCCGCTACGTCGAGTCGCTCTCGGCATACGCGCGTCAGTTCCTCGGTCAGATGGACAAGCCGGATGTGGACTTCATCGAGGGATTGTCTCCTGCGGTGTCGATCGACCAGAAGTCGACCAACCGCAACCCCCGTTCGACGGTGGGCACCATTACCGAGGTCTACGACTACCTCCGACTTCTCTATGCCCGCGCAGGTTCGGCGCACTGCCCGGTGTGTGGTGAGAAGATCGCACGTCAGACGCCCCAGCAGATCGTCGACCAGGTGCTCGAGATGGAGGAGGGCATCAAGTTCCAGGTCCTCGCACCAGTGGTCCGTACTCGTAAGGGCGAGTTCGTCGATCTCTTCGATCAGCTCAACACCCAGGGCTACTCGCGAGTGCGCGTCGACGGTGTCGTCCATTCGCTGGCCGATCCGCCGAAGCTCAAGAAGCAGGAAAAGCACGACATCGAAGTAGTGGTCGACCGATTGCAGGTCAAGGCGAGTTCGAAGCAGCGCCTGACCGACTCGGTCGAGACCGCACTTCGCTTGGCTGAAGGCATCGTGGTCCTCGACTTCGTCGACCGTGAAGAAAATGCACCTGATCGTGAGCGTCGTTTCTCCGAGAAGTTGGCCTGCCCGAATGGCCACGCACTCGCGATCGACGATCTCGAACCGCGCTCGTTCTCCTTCAACTCGCCCTACGGCGCCTGCCCGGAATGCACCGGCCTCGGTATCCGCAAGGAGGTCGACCCGGATCTGGTGGTTCCCGATCCCGACCTGAGTCTCGAAGACGGAGCAATCGCGCCGTGGTCGATGGGCCAGAGTTCGGAGTACTTCGGACGTTTGCTGTCCGGCCTCGGCGACATTCTCGGATTCGACATGAAGACGCCGTGGAACAAGTTGCCGGCGAAGGCCCGTAAAGCAATCCTCGAAGGCAGCGAGGAGCAGGTTCACGTCCGTTACAAGAACCGGTACGGCCGTACCCGTTCTTACTACGCGGAGTTCGAAGGTGTGATGCCGTTCCTGCATCGCCGGCTCGAGCAGACCGAATCGGATCAGATGAAGGAACGGTACGACGGGTACATGCGCGACACCCCGTGCCCGGCGTGTGGTGGTGCTCGGCTGCGCCCGGAAATCCTGTCGGTAACTATCGCGGCTGGGGACTTCGGCAGTAAGTCCATCGCCGAGGTCTGTGAACTGTCGATCTCCGATTGCGCGGACTTCTTGAACAGCCTCACTCTCGGCTCGCGCGAAGAGGCGATTGCGGGTCAGGTCCTCAAGGAAGTTCAGGCACGACTCGGGTTCCTGCTCGACGTCGGCTTGGAATACCTTTCCCTCTCGCGTGCCGCTGGCACGTTGTCCGGTGGCGAGGCCCAGCGAATCCGCTTGGCAACGCAGATCGGTTCCGGACTCGTCGGCGTGCTGTACGTACTCGACGAGCCGTCCATCGGCCTGCATCAGCGTGACAATCGACGACTGATCGAAACCCTGACGCGCTTGCGCGACCTCGGCAACACGCTGATCGTCGTCGAGCACGACGAAGACACTATCCGCACGTCCGACTGGGTAGTCGACATCGGACCGTACGCCGGCGAGCACGGCGGCAAGGTCGTCCACAGCGGGCCATACGAAGAACTGCTGACGTGTGAAGAGTCTTTGACCGGCGCCTACCTGTCGGGTCGCAGCTTCATCGAGGTTCCGGCCATTCGTCGGCCGGTGGATCGCAAACGCCAGGTCACGGTCGTCGGAGCTCGCGAGCACAATCTCGACGGCATCGACGTGAGTTTCCCGCTGGGTGTTCTCACCGCTGTCACCGGTGTCTCCGGTTCGGGCAAGTCGACGTTGGTCAACGACATTCTCGCGACCGTCATGGCGAACAAGCTCAACGGTGCACGCCAGGTGCCTGGCCGTCACACACGAATCAACGGACTCGATCAGCTGGACAAGCTCGTGCAGGTCGATCAGTCTCCGATCGGCCGGACTCCGCGATCGAATGCGGCGACGTACACCGGTGTGTTCGACAAGATTCGAACCCTGTTCGCGGCCACGACGGAAGCGAAAGTCCGCGGTTACCAGCCCGGCCGATTCTCGTTCAATGTCAAGGGTGGACGCTGCGAGGCGTGCTCCGGCGACGGAACCTTGAAGATCGAGATGAACTTCCTGCCGGACGTGTACGTGCCCTGCGAGGTATGCCACGGCGCTCGGTACAACCGCGAAACGCTCGAGGTCCACTACAAGGGCAAGTCGATCGCCGAGGTACTCGACATGCCTATCGAGGAAGCAGCCGAGTTCTTCCAGCCGGTCACCTCAATTCACCGGTACCTCAAGACGCTGGTCGACGTCGGCCTGGGCTATGTCCGACTGGGTCAGCCGGCTCCGACTCTGTCCGGTGGTGAAGCGCAGCGCGTCAAGCTCGCCGCCGAATTGCAGAAGCGGTCCACCGGTCGCACGGTGTACATCCTCGACGAGCCCACCACGGGTCTGCATTTCGAGGACATCCGAAAGCTCCTGATCGTGATCAACGGTCTGGTCGACAAGGGCAACAGCGTGATCGTGATCGAGCACAACCTCGACGTGATCAAGACGTCGGACTGGGTCGTCGACATGGGGCCCGAAGGTGGATCCGGCGGCGGAACCGTTGTGGCGCAAGGTACCCCGGAGGACGTTGCCGCGGTCCCCGAGAGCTACACGGGCAAGTTCCTCAGTGAGGTTCTCACCGCACAGCACGCGCCGGTCAAGGCCAAGCCGATCACCAAGAAGCGTGCAACGAAGGCAGTTGCCGCAAAGAAGGCGGCGACACGGAAGAAAGCTGCTTCCGTGAGCTAG
- a CDS encoding MBL fold metallo-hydrolase → MTNQPIVIDDSYTGQVSPDSAPQRRTVEGAVITKMSVGPMDNNTYLVVCSTTGKSLLIDAANEAEKIIALIEQEAPVFDSIVTTHQHGDHWLALEDVHAATKVPTAAHPLDAEVLPVTPDVLLEDGDKVTVGNLSLDVIHLSGHTPGSIALALTEPSGQVHLFTGDSLFPGGVGKTADPEKFTSLLDDVENKLFGRYDDATVVYPGHGKDTTLGAERPHLAEWRERGW, encoded by the coding sequence ATGACGAATCAGCCCATCGTGATCGACGACTCCTACACCGGTCAGGTCTCCCCCGATTCTGCCCCTCAGCGGCGCACAGTCGAAGGCGCCGTCATCACGAAGATGTCGGTCGGCCCCATGGACAACAACACTTACCTCGTCGTCTGTTCCACGACCGGGAAATCTCTCCTGATCGATGCGGCCAACGAAGCCGAGAAGATCATCGCGCTCATCGAACAGGAAGCACCTGTTTTCGATTCCATCGTCACCACCCACCAGCACGGCGATCACTGGTTGGCCCTCGAAGACGTTCACGCCGCAACCAAGGTGCCGACCGCCGCGCACCCCCTCGACGCAGAGGTCCTTCCCGTCACCCCGGACGTGCTCCTCGAAGACGGCGACAAGGTGACCGTTGGCAACTTGAGCCTCGACGTCATTCACCTGTCCGGCCACACGCCCGGCTCCATCGCGCTGGCTCTCACCGAACCGAGCGGACAGGTTCACCTCTTCACCGGCGACTCACTCTTCCCCGGCGGAGTAGGCAAGACCGCCGACCCCGAGAAGTTCACTTCTCTGCTCGACGACGTGGAAAACAAGCTGTTCGGAAGGTACGACGACGCGACCGTCGTCTACCCCGGGCATGGCAAGGACACGACGCTCGGCGCCGAGCGCCCGCACCTGGCGGAGTGGCGCGAACGCGGTTGGTGA
- a CDS encoding HelD family protein, whose translation MPDADPSLNEQELEQQYVTMLYSRLDDLRKYAQTRLSTVLLETGGTPQARSERESFNAMYTEDLAKYDAAENGMCFGRIDFDDERRYVGRLGILDTDNDYETLLLDWRAPMARPFYLATPAAPEGVKRRRHIRSRSRTVTGINDEYLDLDAARAAGVVTEAGGVAGESALLDALNAARTGQMNDIVETIQSEQDAIIRSEHKSVLVVQGGPGTGKTAVALHRAAFLLYTYRQQLAKAGVLIIGPNATFLDYISQVLPSLGETGVLLSTIGDLYPGVRATRTDSLAAGEIKGSLAILDVLKNAVRDRQEVPSKPITLRFDTYDLKLDRKTVTKARGRARSSRRPHNLARPIFVAAVIEALALQMAELIGGNLVDGGSLLSRDDIADIRDEMREDPDIMSAIGKLWPELSPQQILAELWTSPARLAKAAPQLDDAQRDELLQSVGPGFSAADAPLLDELAEILGVDDAAERERAQREWRAQIADAQGALDILTGSAPQDLEDEMDPEILMAYDLIDASQLAQRHDQGQRQTTAERAAGDRTWTYGHVIVDEAQELSEMAWRMLMRRIPNRWMTLVGDTAQTGDPAGTSSWQKILEPYVAKRWKLTELTVNYRTPSEIMDVAHRVLEEIDPEQSVPRSVRDSGFAPWALKTTAEELESTVRRCIESESHPGITAVIAGSEVVADLAGIASDTVSVLSVKDVKGLEFDTVLIVEPADILDESPRGTNDLYVALTRATQRLGIIHVESLPSVLDGVEAAELAFDS comes from the coding sequence TTGCCCGACGCGGACCCGTCACTGAACGAGCAAGAGCTCGAGCAGCAGTACGTGACGATGTTGTACTCCCGTCTCGACGATCTTCGAAAGTATGCCCAAACTCGCTTGAGCACGGTGCTCCTCGAGACCGGCGGAACCCCGCAAGCACGCAGTGAACGCGAATCCTTCAATGCCATGTACACCGAAGATCTCGCCAAGTACGACGCAGCCGAGAACGGAATGTGTTTCGGACGCATCGACTTCGACGACGAGCGACGCTACGTCGGCCGACTCGGAATTCTGGACACCGACAACGACTACGAAACGCTACTGCTCGACTGGCGAGCTCCGATGGCACGCCCGTTCTATCTGGCGACGCCCGCGGCACCTGAGGGCGTCAAGCGACGACGCCATATCCGCAGTCGGAGCCGAACAGTCACCGGAATCAACGACGAATACCTGGACCTCGACGCTGCCCGAGCCGCCGGCGTGGTGACCGAAGCCGGTGGCGTCGCCGGTGAGAGCGCACTCCTGGACGCTCTGAACGCAGCGCGTACGGGTCAGATGAACGACATCGTCGAGACCATTCAGAGTGAGCAGGATGCCATCATCCGCTCCGAGCACAAGAGCGTTTTGGTCGTCCAGGGCGGTCCGGGTACCGGTAAAACCGCAGTCGCCCTTCACCGTGCCGCCTTCTTGCTCTACACCTACCGTCAGCAACTGGCCAAGGCCGGTGTTCTCATCATCGGGCCGAACGCGACGTTCCTCGACTACATCAGCCAGGTCCTTCCTTCACTCGGTGAGACCGGAGTTCTACTCTCGACGATCGGGGACCTGTACCCCGGAGTGCGTGCGACTCGTACGGATTCCCTCGCCGCCGGTGAGATCAAGGGTTCCCTCGCGATCCTCGACGTGCTCAAGAACGCCGTCCGGGATCGGCAGGAAGTTCCGTCGAAGCCGATTACCCTTCGATTCGACACGTACGACTTGAAGCTGGATCGAAAGACTGTCACGAAGGCGCGCGGGCGTGCTCGGTCGTCGCGTCGCCCACACAACCTGGCGCGCCCGATCTTCGTGGCAGCAGTCATCGAGGCGTTGGCACTGCAGATGGCCGAACTCATCGGCGGAAACCTCGTCGACGGTGGGTCACTCCTCAGTCGGGACGACATCGCCGACATTCGCGACGAGATGCGTGAGGACCCTGACATCATGTCCGCCATCGGAAAGCTGTGGCCCGAATTGTCGCCGCAGCAAATCCTCGCGGAACTGTGGACGTCGCCGGCGAGGTTGGCCAAGGCAGCGCCGCAACTCGACGACGCCCAACGCGACGAGCTTCTGCAGAGCGTCGGACCGGGTTTCAGTGCGGCCGATGCTCCCCTGCTCGACGAACTGGCCGAGATTCTCGGCGTCGACGACGCCGCCGAACGCGAACGCGCACAACGTGAATGGCGCGCGCAGATCGCCGACGCCCAGGGCGCCCTCGACATCCTCACCGGGTCTGCACCACAGGATCTCGAAGACGAGATGGATCCCGAGATCTTGATGGCGTACGACTTGATCGACGCCAGCCAACTCGCCCAACGCCACGATCAGGGCCAGCGCCAGACCACGGCAGAACGCGCTGCCGGCGACCGAACCTGGACCTACGGTCACGTGATCGTCGACGAAGCCCAAGAGCTCTCCGAAATGGCGTGGCGAATGCTGATGCGGCGCATACCGAATCGCTGGATGACGTTGGTCGGCGATACAGCTCAGACCGGTGATCCCGCGGGAACTTCGTCCTGGCAGAAGATTCTCGAGCCTTACGTCGCCAAGCGCTGGAAGCTCACCGAACTGACCGTCAACTACCGAACTCCCTCGGAGATCATGGATGTCGCGCACCGTGTGCTCGAAGAGATCGACCCGGAGCAATCCGTGCCCCGGTCGGTACGCGACAGCGGATTCGCGCCGTGGGCGCTCAAGACCACGGCCGAAGAATTGGAATCGACCGTGCGCCGTTGCATCGAGTCCGAGTCGCATCCCGGTATCACCGCAGTGATCGCCGGTTCCGAGGTCGTTGCCGATCTGGCGGGCATTGCGAGTGACACCGTAAGCGTCCTGTCCGTCAAGGACGTCAAGGGACTCGAGTTCGACACAGTGTTGATCGTCGAACCTGCCGACATTCTCGACGAGTCACCACGCGGAACGAACGACCTCTACGTCGCATTGACCCGCGCTACCCAGAGGCTCGGCATCATTCACGTCGAGTCGCTCCCCTCGGTTCTCGACGGCGTCGAAGCAGCAGAGTTGGCCTTCGATTCGTGA